The following coding sequences lie in one Rutidosis leptorrhynchoides isolate AG116_Rl617_1_P2 chromosome 6, CSIRO_AGI_Rlap_v1, whole genome shotgun sequence genomic window:
- the LOC139854156 gene encoding uncharacterized protein, with the protein MWLWTLASNGIFTTKKLSNIIGNCLGTNNRSCDATIRNNLMPLKVEIFIWRVLRGRIQVRTKLEKIGMDLDSIRCPLRDDDIETINHSMISCRHSMELWEKVYKWWNLGPVSNLSINEAFRGNCNRSLSPLG; encoded by the coding sequence ATGTGGCTTTGGACTTTAGCTTCAAATGGAATTTTTACAACAAAGAAACTATCAAATATTATTGGTAACTGTTTGGGGACGAACAACAGATCATGTGATGCTACAATTCGGAATAATCTCATGCCTTTGAAAGTCGAAATATTCATATGGAGGGTTTTAAGAGGACGTATTCAAGTCCGTACCAAACTAGAGAAAATAGGTATGGACTTGGACTCCATTCGATGTCCGCTACGTGATGACGATATTGAGACAATTAATCACTCAATGATTTCTTGTCGACATTCGATGGAATTATGGGAAAAGGTGTACAAGTGGTGGAACTTAGGACCGgtctcaaatttgagtattaatgaAGCTTTTCGTGGAAATTGCAACCGCTCTTTATCACCTCTAGGTTAG
- the LOC139854157 gene encoding uncharacterized protein, translating to MEKMGFGERRRKWIHACLKSTSISILVNGSPTCEFSIERGVQEGDPLSPFLFIIAAEGLNLLTKKAVCEGLQNFSNLMKLLNCFEKVSGLKINYHKSLIYGLGVPSSEIGHMALRFGCKVGEFPFTYVGLPIGKNMNPVENWNPVIDKFNARLANWKAKTITFGERKKFWAGSGESSKLISIKCEDSLLPYGEGGLNIGSLRAKNLALLGKWIWRAKTEPNSLWVNVIKSIHGSNELLFPLDPNGSQGKRGVWVNILRAGIDIEKCAINFSSSFKKQIGSGAEADQQVSVQERIRWTGDSWQATWNWKRELFGRADG from the exons ATGGAGAAGATGGGCTTTGGCGAGCGGAGGAGGAAATGGATACACGCTTGCCTTAAGTCAACCTCCATATCGATACTTGTCAACGGTTCACCGACATGTGAATTTAGCATCGAAAGAGGTGTCCAAGAGGGTGATCCTTTATCACCCTTCTTATTTATTATTGCGGCTGAAGGACTAAATCTTCTTACTAAAAAGGCGGTATGTGAGGGATT GCAAAACTTTTCGAATCTTATGAAACTCCTTAATTGCTTCGAGAAGGTGTCGGGTCTGAAGATTAATTATCATAAGAGCCTGATATATGGATTAGGGGTACCCTCGAGTGAAATTGGACATATGGCCCTTCGTTTTGGTTGCAAAGTGGGTGAATTCCCATTTACCTATGTAGGGTTACCGATTGGTAAAAACATGAATCCGGTAGAAAATTGGAATCCCGTCATCGATAAATTCAATGCTCGGCTTGCAAATTGGAAGGCGAAAACGATCACTTTTGGTGAAAG AAAAAAATTTTGGGCCGGGTCGGGCGAGAGTTCTAAATTAATTTCGATCAAATGTGAAGACTCTCTTTTACCGTATGGTGAAGGGGGCCTAAACATTGGATCACTTCGAGCAAAAAACCTCGCTCTTTTAGGGAAATGGATTTGGCGGGCCAAAACCGAGCCAAACTCATTATGGGTTAATGTTATAAAAAGCATACATGGTTCTAATGAGCTACTTTTTCCTTTGGACCCTAACGGATCACAAGGGAAACGTGGTGTTTGGGTTAACATCTTACGTGCAGGCATTGACATCGAGAAATGTGCAATTAACTTTAGCAGCTCTTTTAAAAAGCAAATCGGCAGTGGAGCAG AAGCAGACCAGCAGGTTTCGGTACAAGAGAGGATAAGATGGACAGGTGATTCGTGGCAGGCAACATGGAACTGGAAGCGTGAATTATTTGGACGTGCAGATGGCTAA
- the LOC139851903 gene encoding latex serine proteinase inhibitor-like: MNTSLSSYVLIILFTITTQSIFFTTITSVAEVVVKDATGKKVLDNVGYGLGLVASGGRIKLTNTDNKKKICPLNVVHDPNDNKGGVFMFTMVGYEKYLKTSRVLGIDSGDSKTGCTKSTFWTINDAEAKAPGNLITTGGRFEDENTCFQVVEYPKPTNPKVPSYMIQHCPEHCESGSGLGTCFNVSIYEHNGVKRLSSVGTTPFEFVFYKLST; encoded by the coding sequence ATGAATACATCACTCTCTAGTTATGTTCTCATCATCCTTTTCACCATCACTACACAATCAATCTTCTTTACCACAATAACATCTGTTGCCGAAGTTGTCGTAAAAGACGCTACCGGAAAAAAAGTCTTAGACAACGTTGGCTACGGCCTTGGCCTTGTCGCATCAGGTGGTCGCATCAAGTTAACCAACACCGATAACAAAAAGAAAATTTGCCCATTAAACGTGGTGCATGACCCCAATGACAACAAAGGTGGAGTGTTCATGTTCACTATGGTTggttatgaaaagtacctcaaaacaTCACGAGTTCTTGGTATCGATTCTGGTGATTCCAAAACTGGCTGTACCAAATCCACATTTTGGACGATTAACGATGCTGAAGCGAAGGCGCCTGGTAACTTGATTACGACTGGTGGTCGTTTCGAGGATGAAAATACGTGTTTTCAAGTTGTGGAGTACCCTAAACCAACAAATCCGAAAGTGCCTAGTTATATGATTCAACACTGTCCAGAACATTGCGAGTCTGGTTCAGGTCTTGGAACATGTTTTAATGTTAGCATTTATGAGCATAATGGGGTTAAACGTCTTTCTTCGGTTGGTACTACTCCATTTGAGTTTGTCTTCTATAAGTTGTCCACATGA